One stretch of Manis pentadactyla isolate mManPen7 chromosome 10, mManPen7.hap1, whole genome shotgun sequence DNA includes these proteins:
- the RPS19BP1 gene encoding active regulator of SIRT1 isoform X5, translated as MSAALLRRGLELLGAPEAPCAAPGQAKPSRAPVKRTRKAKATQAQKLRNSAKGKVPKSALAEFQKRECRSYLGENLKFMMSTRRKVAESVTQQIVRQNQGRKACDRPVTKTKKKKAEGTVFTEEDFQKFQQEYFGN; from the exons ATGTCCGCCGCCCTACTGCGGCGAGGTCTCGAGCTGCTGGGGGCTCCCGAGG CCCCTTGCGCCGCGCCAGGCCAGGCCAAGCCGAGCCGGGCTCCGGTGAAGCGGACCAGGAAGGCGAAGGCGACCCAGGCCCAGAAATTGCGGAACTCGGCCAAGGGAAAGGTGCCCAAGTCGGCGCTTG CTGAGTTCCAGAAGCGAGAGTGTCGAAGCTACCTTGGAGAAAACCTGAAGTTTATGATGAGCACAAGAAGAAAGGTGGCTGAGTCGGTCACCCAGCAG ATTGTGCGTCAGAACCAGGGTCGCAAGGCTTGTGACCGGCCTGTGACCAAGACTAAGAAGAAGAAGGCTGAGGGTACAGTGTTCACCGAGGAAGACTTTCAGAAGTTCCAGCAGGAGTACTTCGGCAACTAG
- the RPS19BP1 gene encoding active regulator of SIRT1 isoform X4 — MSAALLRRGLELLGAPEGEGAFPGRPSAGWSAAGAVGRSPKAPCAAPGQAKPSRAPVKRTRKAKATQAQKLRNSAKGKVPKSALAEFQKRECRSYLGENLKFMMSTRRKVAESVTQQIVRQNQGRKACDRPVTKTKKKKAEGTVFTEEDFQKFQQEYFGN; from the exons ATGTCCGCCGCCCTACTGCGGCGAGGTCTCGAGCTGCTGGGGGCTCCCGAGGGTGAGGGGGCCTTCCCCGGACGTCCAAGCGCAGGCTGGAGTGCGGCAGGGGCAGTGGGCAGGAGCCCTAAGG CCCCTTGCGCCGCGCCAGGCCAGGCCAAGCCGAGCCGGGCTCCGGTGAAGCGGACCAGGAAGGCGAAGGCGACCCAGGCCCAGAAATTGCGGAACTCGGCCAAGGGAAAGGTGCCCAAGTCGGCGCTTG CTGAGTTCCAGAAGCGAGAGTGTCGAAGCTACCTTGGAGAAAACCTGAAGTTTATGATGAGCACAAGAAGAAAGGTGGCTGAGTCGGTCACCCAGCAG ATTGTGCGTCAGAACCAGGGTCGCAAGGCTTGTGACCGGCCTGTGACCAAGACTAAGAAGAAGAAGGCTGAGGGTACAGTGTTCACCGAGGAAGACTTTCAGAAGTTCCAGCAGGAGTACTTCGGCAACTAG
- the RPS19BP1 gene encoding active regulator of SIRT1 isoform X1, producing the protein MSAALLRRGLELLGAPEGEGAFPGRPSAGWSAAGAVGRSPKAPCAAPGQAKPSRAPVKRTRKAKATQAQKLRNSAKGKVPKSALAEFQKRECRSYLGENLKFMMSTRRKVAESVTQQDPATRCAAGLAQGSPGAGARGWLEWRWASGLFAVERPVTGPLGATPQGVGFQALINVDPRALCVLRSNLRVSLISSGTMGPSLTRIFSEVLIALGQL; encoded by the exons ATGTCCGCCGCCCTACTGCGGCGAGGTCTCGAGCTGCTGGGGGCTCCCGAGGGTGAGGGGGCCTTCCCCGGACGTCCAAGCGCAGGCTGGAGTGCGGCAGGGGCAGTGGGCAGGAGCCCTAAGG CCCCTTGCGCCGCGCCAGGCCAGGCCAAGCCGAGCCGGGCTCCGGTGAAGCGGACCAGGAAGGCGAAGGCGACCCAGGCCCAGAAATTGCGGAACTCGGCCAAGGGAAAGGTGCCCAAGTCGGCGCTTG CTGAGTTCCAGAAGCGAGAGTGTCGAAGCTACCTTGGAGAAAACCTGAAGTTTATGATGAGCACAAGAAGAAAGGTGGCTGAGTCGGTCACCCAGCAG GACCCTGCCACACGCTGTGCTGCTGGCCTGGCTCAGGGAAGCCCTGGAGCAGGAGCCAGGGGGTGGCTGGAATGGAGATG GGCCTCTGGGCTGTTTGCTGTGGAGAGGCCAGTGACTGGGCCCTTGGGGGCCACACCTCAAGGAGTTGGCTTTCAGGCTTTAATAAATGTGGACCCAAGAGCTCTGTGTGTGCTGCGGTCTAATTTACGGGTATCTCTCATCTCCTCTGGCACCATGGGGCCTTCCCTCACTCGCATCTTCAGTGAGGTGCTTATAGCTCTAGGTCAGCTCTAG
- the RPS19BP1 gene encoding active regulator of SIRT1 isoform X2, whose product MSAALLRRGLELLGAPEGEGAFPGRPSAGWTPCAAPGQAKPSRAPVKRTRKAKATQAQKLRNSAKGKVPKSALAEFQKRECRSYLGENLKFMMSTRRKVAESVTQQDPATRCAAGLAQGSPGAGARGWLEWRWASGLFAVERPVTGPLGATPQGVGFQALINVDPRALCVLRSNLRVSLISSGTMGPSLTRIFSEVLIALGQL is encoded by the exons ATGTCCGCCGCCCTACTGCGGCGAGGTCTCGAGCTGCTGGGGGCTCCCGAGGGTGAGGGGGCCTTCCCCGGACGTCCAAGCGCAGGCTGGA CCCCTTGCGCCGCGCCAGGCCAGGCCAAGCCGAGCCGGGCTCCGGTGAAGCGGACCAGGAAGGCGAAGGCGACCCAGGCCCAGAAATTGCGGAACTCGGCCAAGGGAAAGGTGCCCAAGTCGGCGCTTG CTGAGTTCCAGAAGCGAGAGTGTCGAAGCTACCTTGGAGAAAACCTGAAGTTTATGATGAGCACAAGAAGAAAGGTGGCTGAGTCGGTCACCCAGCAG GACCCTGCCACACGCTGTGCTGCTGGCCTGGCTCAGGGAAGCCCTGGAGCAGGAGCCAGGGGGTGGCTGGAATGGAGATG GGCCTCTGGGCTGTTTGCTGTGGAGAGGCCAGTGACTGGGCCCTTGGGGGCCACACCTCAAGGAGTTGGCTTTCAGGCTTTAATAAATGTGGACCCAAGAGCTCTGTGTGTGCTGCGGTCTAATTTACGGGTATCTCTCATCTCCTCTGGCACCATGGGGCCTTCCCTCACTCGCATCTTCAGTGAGGTGCTTATAGCTCTAGGTCAGCTCTAG
- the RPS19BP1 gene encoding active regulator of SIRT1 isoform X3, with product MSAALLRRGLELLGAPEAPCAAPGQAKPSRAPVKRTRKAKATQAQKLRNSAKGKVPKSALAEFQKRECRSYLGENLKFMMSTRRKVAESVTQQDPATRCAAGLAQGSPGAGARGWLEWRWASGLFAVERPVTGPLGATPQGVGFQALINVDPRALCVLRSNLRVSLISSGTMGPSLTRIFSEVLIALGQL from the exons ATGTCCGCCGCCCTACTGCGGCGAGGTCTCGAGCTGCTGGGGGCTCCCGAGG CCCCTTGCGCCGCGCCAGGCCAGGCCAAGCCGAGCCGGGCTCCGGTGAAGCGGACCAGGAAGGCGAAGGCGACCCAGGCCCAGAAATTGCGGAACTCGGCCAAGGGAAAGGTGCCCAAGTCGGCGCTTG CTGAGTTCCAGAAGCGAGAGTGTCGAAGCTACCTTGGAGAAAACCTGAAGTTTATGATGAGCACAAGAAGAAAGGTGGCTGAGTCGGTCACCCAGCAG GACCCTGCCACACGCTGTGCTGCTGGCCTGGCTCAGGGAAGCCCTGGAGCAGGAGCCAGGGGGTGGCTGGAATGGAGATG GGCCTCTGGGCTGTTTGCTGTGGAGAGGCCAGTGACTGGGCCCTTGGGGGCCACACCTCAAGGAGTTGGCTTTCAGGCTTTAATAAATGTGGACCCAAGAGCTCTGTGTGTGCTGCGGTCTAATTTACGGGTATCTCTCATCTCCTCTGGCACCATGGGGCCTTCCCTCACTCGCATCTTCAGTGAGGTGCTTATAGCTCTAGGTCAGCTCTAG